A single genomic interval of Bacillus smithii harbors:
- the coaBC gene encoding bifunctional phosphopantothenoylcysteine decarboxylase/phosphopantothenate--cysteine ligase CoaBC — protein MLKGKNILLCVTGGIAVYKAAALTSKLTQAGASVKVIMSNGAQKFVTPLTFQALSRNDVYTDTFDEKHPESIAHIDLADWADLVLVAPATANIIGKLANGIADDMISTTLLAATAPVWIAPAMNVHMYDHPAVKRNIERLQSYGYQFVEPNEGYLACGYVGKGRMEEPENIVKLISSYWEKEKNQPLKGKKIVITAGPTREILDPVRFFSNRSSGKMGYALAEEAHQLGADVTLISGPVSLNPPIGVNVKYIENAEEMYDAVLEEFPSADIVIKSAAVADYRPKQVSNEKMKKQDGDLIIQMERTKDILKTLGERKDHQFLVGFAAETSNLDEYAMSKLKRKNADMIIANNVNEKGAGFEEDTNIVTIYKKDGSNKRLGLMSKKELAKEIFREIVKTLQEERSK, from the coding sequence ATGTTGAAAGGAAAAAACATCTTACTATGCGTTACAGGTGGCATTGCCGTTTACAAAGCAGCGGCATTGACCAGTAAATTAACGCAGGCGGGGGCTTCTGTAAAAGTCATTATGTCCAACGGAGCTCAAAAATTTGTCACGCCCTTAACGTTTCAAGCGCTGTCTAGAAACGATGTTTATACAGATACATTTGATGAAAAGCATCCCGAATCGATCGCCCATATTGACCTGGCAGATTGGGCCGATCTCGTTCTCGTGGCGCCGGCTACAGCGAATATAATCGGAAAACTTGCCAACGGCATAGCGGATGATATGATTTCGACGACTTTGCTTGCTGCTACTGCTCCGGTTTGGATAGCGCCGGCAATGAACGTCCATATGTACGACCATCCTGCGGTGAAGCGGAATATTGAACGTCTGCAATCTTACGGTTATCAATTTGTAGAACCAAATGAAGGTTATTTGGCTTGCGGATATGTAGGAAAAGGAAGGATGGAGGAACCGGAGAACATTGTCAAGTTGATTAGCTCGTATTGGGAAAAAGAAAAAAATCAGCCTTTGAAAGGAAAGAAAATCGTCATAACAGCGGGGCCGACACGCGAAATTTTAGATCCTGTCCGCTTTTTTTCCAACCGTTCTAGCGGAAAAATGGGATACGCCTTGGCGGAAGAGGCCCATCAATTAGGAGCTGATGTAACGCTTATTTCCGGCCCGGTTTCGTTAAATCCGCCGATCGGTGTGAACGTAAAATATATAGAAAACGCAGAAGAAATGTACGACGCCGTACTGGAGGAGTTTCCGTCCGCAGACATTGTCATTAAAAGTGCGGCTGTTGCCGATTATCGTCCAAAACAAGTATCCAATGAAAAGATGAAAAAACAGGATGGAGATTTGATCATCCAAATGGAACGGACGAAAGATATTTTAAAAACGCTCGGCGAAAGAAAAGATCATCAGTTCCTCGTTGGTTTTGCCGCTGAGACTTCCAATCTCGATGAATATGCAATGAGTAAATTGAAGCGGAAAAACGCAGATATGATCATTGCCAATAATGTGAACGAAAAAGGCGCCGGCTTTGAGGAAGATACCAATATTGTGACAATCTATAAAAAAGACGGTTCAAACAAACGATTAGGGCTTATGTCCAAAAAAGAATTGGCAAAAGAAATCTTTCGTGAAATCGTCAAAACGCTTCAAGAGGAAAGATCAAAATGA
- the def gene encoding peptide deformylase: MAILPIVTYPAEILEKECKRVTSFDKHLKKLIKDMHETMLEADGVGLAAPQVGIDLQVAVVDIGDENGMIALVNPEILETKGTQTDIEGCLSIPGLYGEVTRPYYVKVRAKDWKGRTFIIEANGFLARAIQHEIDHLHGILFTTKVDKYIEKESLEGYEAE, encoded by the coding sequence TTGGCGATATTACCTATTGTCACTTATCCGGCAGAAATATTAGAAAAAGAATGCAAGCGAGTGACATCTTTTGATAAACATTTAAAAAAATTGATTAAAGATATGCACGAAACAATGTTAGAGGCGGACGGGGTTGGTCTGGCCGCTCCTCAAGTCGGGATCGATCTCCAAGTAGCAGTTGTGGATATCGGAGACGAAAATGGAATGATCGCACTTGTCAATCCGGAAATTTTGGAAACAAAAGGGACCCAAACAGATATAGAAGGCTGTTTAAGTATTCCCGGTCTATACGGGGAAGTGACAAGGCCCTATTACGTGAAGGTAAGGGCAAAAGATTGGAAAGGTCGAACTTTCATCATCGAAGCCAATGGTTTTTTGGCAAGGGCGATTCAACATGAAATTGATCATCTTCACGGTATTTTGTTTACTACTAAAGTAGATAAATATATAGAAAAAGAATCGTTGGAAGGGTATGAGGCTGAATGA
- the fmt gene encoding methionyl-tRNA formyltransferase, translating into MIKIVFMGTPDFSVPILRRLIEDGYEIQAVVTQPDRPVGRKKILTPPPVKVEAEKHGIPVLQPEKLRNSDELRTILSFKPDIVVTAAYGQILPKELLEAPKYGCINVHASLLPELRGGAPIHYAIIQGKKKTGITIMYMAEKLDAGDIISQVEVPIEETDHVGILHDKLSREGAELLSKTLPKIINGEITPIKQDESRATFAHNIKREQEKIDWTKPGEDIYNHIRGLHPWPVAYTTLDGNIVKIWWGEKQTLPEKQEPGTIMAIENDGILVASGNETGIKITELQPAGKKRMKAEQFLRGAGSLQIGMKLGD; encoded by the coding sequence ATGATCAAGATTGTATTTATGGGAACACCCGATTTTTCTGTTCCTATTCTAAGAAGGCTAATAGAAGACGGCTATGAAATTCAAGCGGTTGTGACACAGCCTGACCGCCCTGTTGGCCGCAAAAAAATACTCACTCCGCCTCCTGTTAAAGTAGAAGCAGAAAAACATGGCATTCCCGTTCTCCAGCCAGAAAAATTGAGAAACTCAGACGAATTGCGAACGATATTGAGTTTCAAGCCGGATATCGTCGTGACCGCAGCCTACGGACAAATTTTGCCAAAGGAACTGCTTGAAGCACCCAAATACGGCTGTATAAATGTTCATGCTTCTCTTTTGCCGGAACTTCGCGGCGGAGCGCCGATCCACTACGCGATCATACAAGGCAAAAAGAAAACAGGCATCACCATCATGTATATGGCAGAAAAATTGGATGCCGGAGATATTATCAGCCAAGTGGAAGTGCCGATCGAAGAAACGGATCATGTCGGCATCTTGCATGACAAATTAAGCAGGGAAGGGGCCGAATTGCTTTCCAAAACGCTTCCAAAAATTATAAATGGCGAAATCACGCCGATTAAGCAAGACGAGAGTCGGGCGACATTTGCTCACAATATTAAGCGAGAGCAGGAAAAAATTGATTGGACCAAGCCGGGTGAGGATATTTACAATCATATACGTGGTTTGCATCCTTGGCCGGTTGCCTATACTACACTTGATGGGAATATAGTGAAAATTTGGTGGGGAGAAAAACAAACGCTCCCTGAAAAACAAGAACCCGGAACCATCATGGCGATAGAAAATGACGGAATTCTCGTCGCTTCCGGAAATGAAACAGGCATCAAGATTACGGAGCTCCAGCCAGCCGGAAAAAAGAGGATGAAAGCAGAACAGTTTTTGAGAGGAGCCGGATCTCTGCAAATTGGAATGAAATTGGGAGATTGA
- the rsmB gene encoding 16S rRNA (cytosine(967)-C(5))-methyltransferase RsmB, with protein sequence MEKKKKNVREAALELLEAVEQNQSYSNLLLNSAIQKYDLTGPDAGLLTELTYGTIQRKFTLDYFLAPFLKHKLKSWVRNLLRLSLYQMVYLDKVPDRAVIFEAVEIAKKRGHKGIAGMVNGVLRSIQRKGLPALDAITDPVKRISIETSHPEWLVKRWIRQFGLEKTIAMCETNLSVPVQTVRVNETKADRAEVLISLRQEGFSAEESPILPEAIRVLKGNAAQSSAFQKGLMTIQDESSMLVAHAMKLEPGMVVLDACAAPGGKTTHMAEKMQGTGKVYALDLHPHKIKLIEENAVRLGLENISSLPLDSRKGGEKFPPQSFDRILVDAPCSGLGVLRRKPDIKYVKKQEDLQSLQKIQLEILDAQAPLLKSGGLLIYSTCTVDQEENEGTANRFLDRHPEFEPEPLDHLPEAVQPFVTGHFLQIFPQDFGGDGFFISCFRKKDE encoded by the coding sequence ATGGAGAAAAAAAAGAAAAATGTTCGCGAGGCTGCGCTTGAACTGTTGGAAGCAGTCGAACAAAATCAGTCATACAGTAATTTATTGCTGAATTCAGCTATTCAAAAATACGATTTAACAGGTCCGGATGCCGGTTTATTGACAGAATTAACATATGGGACGATACAAAGAAAATTTACGCTGGATTATTTTTTGGCACCGTTTTTGAAACACAAGCTAAAATCATGGGTACGAAATTTATTGCGATTATCTTTGTACCAAATGGTGTATTTAGACAAAGTTCCTGACCGTGCTGTTATATTCGAAGCGGTGGAAATAGCCAAAAAACGGGGCCATAAAGGAATTGCCGGCATGGTCAATGGCGTGCTTCGCTCCATACAACGAAAGGGATTGCCAGCATTAGATGCGATCACGGATCCAGTCAAGCGAATTTCGATTGAGACAAGTCATCCGGAGTGGCTTGTCAAGCGCTGGATTCGTCAATTCGGATTGGAAAAAACAATAGCGATGTGTGAAACCAATTTGTCCGTTCCTGTTCAAACGGTGCGCGTGAATGAAACGAAAGCAGATAGGGCGGAAGTTTTAATCAGCTTGCGCCAAGAAGGATTTTCAGCAGAAGAAAGTCCGATTTTGCCGGAAGCCATTCGAGTTTTGAAAGGGAACGCAGCCCAATCGTCCGCTTTTCAGAAAGGGTTGATGACCATTCAAGATGAAAGTTCTATGCTGGTAGCGCACGCCATGAAACTGGAACCCGGAATGGTTGTCCTTGACGCCTGCGCTGCTCCCGGCGGGAAAACGACCCATATGGCGGAAAAAATGCAGGGAACAGGAAAAGTGTATGCTCTTGATTTACATCCTCATAAAATCAAATTGATTGAAGAAAATGCAGTTCGATTAGGTCTTGAAAATATTTCCTCCCTCCCTCTTGATAGCCGTAAAGGAGGAGAAAAGTTCCCGCCGCAATCTTTCGACCGTATTTTAGTCGATGCCCCCTGCTCTGGACTAGGCGTTTTAAGACGGAAGCCGGATATAAAATATGTCAAAAAACAGGAAGATCTTCAGTCTTTGCAGAAAATACAATTGGAAATATTGGACGCCCAGGCACCTCTTTTGAAATCCGGCGGCCTTTTGATCTACAGTACTTGTACGGTGGACCAAGAAGAAAATGAAGGTACCGCCAATCGATTTCTTGATCGCCATCCTGAATTTGAACCCGAGCCGTTGGATCATCTGCCGGAAGCGGTGCAGCCGTTTGTAACGGGACATTTTCTTCAAATTTTTCCTCAAGATTTTGGCGGAGATGGATTTTTTATCAGCTGTTTTAGAAAGAAGGATGAATGA
- a CDS encoding Stp1/IreP family PP2C-type Ser/Thr phosphatase, giving the protein MESVFKTDKGLVRQHNEDSGGIFRNSSGDLLAIVADGMGGHNAGDVASEMTIKELQKEWQQTEMISTPDKAEEWLKTAIVKVNEKILSHSRENIECSGMGTTIVAAVCTSRFCTIANIGDSRCYILNENGFQKLTEDHSLVNELVRTGQITKEDAEHHPRKNVLTKALGTEEEVAADVLSITFEDGDYLLLCSDGLSNKVSEAKMEEVIKGELPLAEKAQTLIDLANQEGGEDNITIVILHQTAGSESG; this is encoded by the coding sequence ATGGAGTCAGTGTTTAAGACTGATAAAGGATTAGTCCGCCAGCATAACGAAGACAGCGGCGGAATTTTTCGCAACTCATCCGGTGACCTCTTGGCCATTGTGGCCGATGGAATGGGCGGCCACAATGCTGGAGATGTCGCCAGTGAAATGACGATCAAAGAATTGCAAAAAGAGTGGCAGCAAACAGAGATGATTTCCACCCCTGACAAGGCGGAAGAATGGCTAAAGACGGCCATTGTCAAAGTGAATGAGAAGATTTTATCCCACTCAAGGGAAAATATTGAATGTTCGGGTATGGGCACGACCATTGTGGCTGCGGTTTGCACAAGCCGCTTCTGCACGATTGCCAATATCGGGGATAGCCGTTGTTATATTTTGAATGAAAACGGCTTTCAAAAGCTGACGGAAGATCATTCTTTAGTGAACGAACTTGTAAGAACAGGACAAATCACCAAAGAGGATGCTGAACATCACCCCCGCAAAAATGTTTTGACGAAAGCCCTTGGGACAGAGGAGGAAGTAGCTGCCGATGTGCTAAGCATCACCTTTGAAGATGGCGATTATTTGCTGCTCTGCTCGGATGGCCTTTCCAATAAAGTTTCGGAAGCGAAAATGGAAGAAGTGATTAAAGGGGAACTTCCGTTGGCGGAAAAAGCTCAAACGCTCATTGACTTAGCCAATCAAGAAGGCGGAGAGGATAATATCACCATTGTGATTTTACACCAGACAGCCGGGAGTGAAAGCGGGTGA
- the rlmN gene encoding 23S rRNA (adenine(2503)-C(2))-methyltransferase RlmN: MTKKSKKMIEDRPPSIYSMELPELKEWIRHHGEKPFRAEQIYDWLYKKRVTSFEEMTNLPKSLRDKLAEHFTITTLKTIVQQTSQDGTIKFLFELHDGFSIETVLMRHRYGNSVCVTTQVGCRIGCTFCASTLGGLKRNLEAGEIVAQAVHVQKALDEMGERVSSVVIMGIGEPFDNYDQMLSFLKIINHEKGLNIGARHITVSTSGIIPKIYQFADENLQINFAISLHAPNNELRSKLMPINRAYKLPDLIEAVKYYIEKTGRRVSFEYGLFGGVNDSVEHAEELAELIKDLKCHVNLIPVNYVPERNYVRTPRSQIFKFEKTLKKHGINVTIRREHGHDIDAACGQLRAKERKEETR; the protein is encoded by the coding sequence ATGACGAAAAAATCTAAGAAAATGATAGAAGACAGGCCGCCTTCTATCTACTCAATGGAACTGCCTGAGTTGAAAGAATGGATCCGCCATCATGGCGAAAAACCTTTCAGAGCAGAACAAATTTATGATTGGCTCTATAAGAAACGGGTCACGTCGTTTGAAGAAATGACGAATTTGCCGAAAAGCCTTCGGGATAAACTGGCGGAACACTTTACTATCACCACATTGAAAACGATTGTTCAACAAACTTCTCAAGATGGCACCATTAAATTTTTATTTGAATTGCATGATGGATTTTCTATTGAAACGGTGCTAATGCGTCATCGATACGGAAATTCGGTTTGCGTGACCACACAAGTTGGATGCCGGATTGGATGCACATTTTGTGCCTCAACTTTAGGAGGATTAAAAAGAAATTTAGAGGCGGGGGAAATCGTGGCGCAAGCGGTGCATGTGCAAAAAGCGCTCGATGAAATGGGAGAACGGGTCAGTTCCGTCGTCATTATGGGAATTGGAGAACCGTTTGATAATTATGATCAAATGCTTTCGTTTTTAAAAATTATCAACCATGAAAAAGGACTCAATATCGGCGCTCGCCATATTACGGTTTCTACAAGCGGAATCATACCGAAAATCTATCAATTTGCCGATGAAAATTTGCAAATTAATTTCGCCATTTCCCTCCATGCTCCTAATAATGAGCTTCGCAGCAAATTAATGCCAATTAACCGCGCATACAAATTGCCGGATTTAATCGAAGCCGTAAAGTATTATATTGAAAAAACAGGCAGAAGAGTCAGCTTTGAATACGGATTGTTCGGCGGAGTAAATGATTCGGTTGAACACGCCGAAGAATTGGCCGAGCTGATCAAAGATCTAAAGTGTCATGTCAATTTAATTCCAGTGAACTATGTTCCGGAACGAAATTATGTTCGGACGCCGAGAAGCCAAATCTTTAAATTTGAGAAAACGTTGAAAAAACACGGAATCAATGTAACGATTCGCCGTGAACACGGGCATGATATTGACGCTGCTTGCGGGCAACTCCGCGCTAAGGAGCGGAAAGAAGAAACGAGGTGA
- the pknB gene encoding Stk1 family PASTA domain-containing Ser/Thr kinase, which yields MLAGRRISGRYKVIEMIGGGGMAHVYLARDIILDRDVALKVLRMDFAEEEEFIRRFQREAQSATSLVHPNIVNIYDVGEEDNIFYIVMEYVDGMTLKQYIMQHSPIPVEKVLDIMSQLTSAIAHAHRNSIIHRDIKPQNILIDHNGHVKITDFGIAMALSATSITQTNSFLGSVHYISPEQARGGVATKKSDIYSLGIVMYELLTGNLPFSGETAISIALKHLQSNTPSLREKFPEIPQSVENIVLKATCKDPFYRYNSVEEMEEDIRTALEPSRLNEPKFTILVDEEETKVIPAIKGPLPVDDLESTAVYPLKEETNSGSDKPEKKKRKKWPWIVIGIFLLLLLAAGSVFVIPDLLGPKEIKVPDVHGKTVDDAVSKLVTDGLKVGDTIERFSDHVPAGKVIYTKPGANQTVKEGSSVDLYVSSGKKTFKLDDYRDRDYNEIADMLEKEHFKRIRKVEIYDDHPPGTIIDQDPGPNEKVVPEETEMTFTVSRGPEKVSLIDLTDYNEKSLKDYAATSGLKVDIVRRDYSDSVPEGLVISQNPSAGTLLNKGDRVEVVLSKGKKEIPPKTVTKELFIPYEPDEEGKPQEVVIYIEDANNSMTVPYETFFIHEDTRKTISLTIASGKKAGYKVVRDKKVIIDEMVPFPDDE from the coding sequence ATGCTTGCCGGCAGGAGAATCAGCGGAAGATACAAAGTAATCGAAATGATTGGCGGAGGCGGGATGGCGCATGTCTATTTAGCACGAGATATCATATTGGACCGAGATGTGGCTCTAAAAGTATTGAGAATGGATTTTGCCGAAGAAGAAGAATTTATACGCCGTTTTCAAAGAGAAGCTCAATCGGCAACCAGTCTTGTTCACCCGAATATCGTGAATATTTATGATGTGGGAGAAGAAGACAATATTTTTTACATTGTGATGGAATATGTGGATGGAATGACTTTAAAACAATACATAATGCAGCATTCCCCTATCCCGGTGGAGAAAGTGCTAGACATCATGAGTCAGCTGACTTCTGCTATCGCCCATGCACACCGCAATTCGATTATTCACCGTGATATTAAACCGCAGAATATTTTGATCGATCACAATGGTCATGTCAAAATTACCGATTTTGGCATTGCGATGGCTTTAAGTGCGACGTCGATTACCCAAACCAACTCTTTTCTCGGATCTGTGCATTACATCTCTCCTGAACAAGCTCGAGGAGGAGTAGCAACAAAAAAATCAGACATTTACTCTCTTGGTATTGTAATGTACGAACTGCTGACAGGAAATTTGCCATTTTCAGGAGAAACAGCTATTTCCATCGCCTTAAAACATTTGCAATCCAATACCCCCTCTTTGCGGGAAAAATTTCCGGAAATTCCGCAAAGTGTGGAAAATATTGTGCTGAAAGCTACTTGCAAAGACCCTTTTTACCGTTATAACAGCGTGGAAGAAATGGAAGAAGATATAAGGACTGCTCTTGAACCGAGCCGACTGAATGAACCGAAATTTACCATTTTGGTGGACGAAGAAGAAACAAAAGTCATACCTGCCATTAAAGGTCCACTTCCGGTAGATGATTTAGAATCGACGGCTGTTTACCCATTAAAAGAAGAAACGAACAGTGGGTCGGACAAGCCGGAAAAAAAGAAAAGAAAAAAATGGCCTTGGATTGTAATCGGAATTTTCTTGCTCTTGTTGTTGGCAGCGGGGAGCGTCTTTGTGATCCCGGATTTATTGGGACCGAAAGAAATCAAGGTGCCGGATGTTCATGGGAAAACGGTGGATGACGCCGTTTCGAAATTGGTGACGGATGGATTGAAAGTTGGAGACACGATCGAAAGGTTTAGCGATCATGTACCGGCAGGAAAGGTCATCTATACCAAACCTGGTGCTAATCAAACAGTAAAAGAGGGATCTTCTGTTGATCTGTATGTAAGCTCCGGGAAAAAAACATTTAAACTGGATGATTATCGTGATCGGGATTATAATGAAATCGCCGACATGTTGGAAAAAGAACATTTTAAAAGGATCCGTAAAGTAGAGATATATGACGATCACCCGCCGGGAACCATCATAGACCAAGATCCGGGGCCAAATGAAAAAGTCGTTCCGGAAGAAACAGAGATGACATTTACGGTAAGCAGGGGTCCGGAAAAGGTATCGCTGATTGATTTGACTGATTACAACGAGAAAAGTTTGAAAGATTATGCGGCCACAAGCGGTTTAAAAGTGGACATTGTCAGAAGAGATTATTCTGACAGTGTGCCGGAAGGGCTGGTAATCTCTCAAAATCCTTCAGCCGGTACGCTGTTAAACAAAGGGGATAGAGTGGAAGTTGTGCTGTCAAAAGGCAAAAAAGAAATTCCGCCTAAAACCGTTACAAAAGAATTGTTCATTCCATATGAACCGGATGAAGAAGGAAAGCCTCAAGAAGTGGTCATTTACATCGAAGACGCAAACAACAGCATGACTGTACCATATGAGACTTTTTTCATTCATGAAGACACGAGAAAAACGATTTCATTGACGATTGCCAGTGGCAAAAAAGCAGGATATAAAGTGGTTAGAGATAAAAAAGTCATCATTGACGAAATGGTCCCTTTTCCGGATGACGAGTAA
- the priA gene encoding primosomal protein N', which yields MNVASVIVDVPTMQTDRPFDYLIPEKWSQMIQPGMRVIVPFGSRNVQGYVVKVKDHSSFPQLKAIREPMDVVPVLNQELMDLADWLTKTTLCFKVSAYQAMLPAAMKAKYEKRFAAVNEEKIADEKVAELFKNKKEITWEEGEKAGLLTSIQKEVKAGTVELIYKVKSKGNKKTVRMIGTRLSAEELSEAASRLKGNAVKQKRLIDVFKQHPGEMISAKELLENANSTSSSLQALIQKGILYEEQKEVYRDPYAQTDFEKTSPFPLTDEQRKAISPIIEALEEEKHETFLLYGVTGSGKTEIYLQSIQKVLEKGKEAIVLVPEISLTPQMVHRFKSRFGDDVAVLHSGLSIGEKYDEWRKILKKEAKVVVGARSAIFAPFENIGIIIIDEEHETSYKQEETPRYHARDVAIKRAQHFNCPVILGSATPSLESFARAQKGVYHLLTLKNRMNHRDLPEVEIVDMREELRAGNRSIFSRSLFEKLKDRVEKGEQTVLLLNRRGHSSFVMCRDCGYVVQCPHCDISLTYHHFSNEMKCHYCGYETIAPSVCPECGSPYIRYFGTGTQKVEEELGKLLPEARVIRMDVDTTRKKGAHETLLRQFSEGKADILLGTQMIAKGLDFPNITLVGVLSADTMLHLPDFRSSEKTFQLLTQVSGRAGRHELQGEVVVQTYTPEHYSIQLAGQQNFERFYQREMIMRKLGSYPPFYYLALVNVSHEDPLVAASVTEKITKFIRSRLSNKTVVLGPTVSPIPRINDRYRYQCLIKYKHEPMLSDTLKSILEQYNGQGSYSHLQIAVDINPFVMM from the coding sequence ATGAACGTAGCAAGCGTGATTGTGGATGTACCAACCATGCAAACCGACCGGCCGTTTGATTACTTGATTCCTGAAAAATGGAGTCAAATGATCCAGCCAGGCATGAGAGTGATCGTGCCTTTCGGGTCAAGAAATGTGCAAGGGTATGTAGTGAAAGTAAAAGACCATTCGTCTTTTCCTCAGTTAAAAGCCATTCGAGAGCCAATGGACGTTGTTCCGGTACTGAATCAAGAGTTGATGGATCTAGCTGACTGGTTGACGAAAACGACGCTTTGTTTTAAAGTTTCGGCCTATCAAGCGATGCTTCCAGCTGCCATGAAAGCAAAATACGAAAAGCGATTCGCGGCAGTCAACGAAGAGAAGATAGCGGATGAGAAGGTAGCCGAGCTGTTTAAGAATAAAAAGGAAATCACTTGGGAAGAAGGGGAAAAGGCGGGACTTTTAACCTCTATACAAAAAGAGGTGAAAGCTGGAACGGTTGAATTGATTTATAAGGTGAAAAGCAAAGGAAACAAAAAGACAGTACGGATGATTGGCACGAGATTATCGGCCGAGGAACTGTCAGAAGCCGCTTCCCGTTTAAAGGGGAATGCCGTCAAACAAAAACGGCTGATCGATGTGTTTAAACAACATCCAGGAGAAATGATATCTGCAAAAGAACTGCTGGAGAATGCAAACAGTACGTCATCCAGTTTGCAGGCGCTGATCCAAAAAGGGATTTTGTATGAAGAGCAAAAAGAAGTATATCGCGATCCTTATGCTCAAACGGATTTTGAAAAAACAAGTCCCTTTCCTTTGACAGATGAGCAAAGAAAAGCCATTTCCCCCATTATTGAAGCTTTGGAAGAAGAAAAGCATGAAACTTTTTTATTATACGGAGTGACAGGCAGCGGAAAAACAGAGATTTATTTGCAATCGATCCAAAAGGTACTGGAAAAAGGAAAAGAAGCCATTGTGCTCGTACCGGAAATTTCTCTGACACCGCAAATGGTTCATCGCTTTAAAAGCCGATTTGGTGATGATGTAGCCGTTTTGCACAGCGGATTGTCCATTGGCGAAAAGTATGATGAATGGCGGAAAATTTTAAAAAAAGAAGCGAAAGTAGTGGTGGGAGCTCGTTCGGCTATTTTTGCGCCGTTTGAAAACATCGGGATCATCATCATTGATGAGGAACATGAGACAAGCTATAAACAAGAAGAAACTCCGCGATATCATGCTAGGGACGTCGCGATCAAAAGAGCACAGCATTTTAATTGTCCCGTCATTTTAGGAAGCGCCACTCCTTCGTTGGAAAGTTTCGCGAGGGCGCAAAAAGGTGTATACCATTTATTAACGCTGAAAAACCGTATGAATCACCGCGATCTTCCTGAAGTGGAAATTGTCGATATGAGAGAAGAGCTGCGGGCTGGCAATCGTTCGATATTTTCAAGGTCTCTATTTGAAAAGTTAAAAGATAGAGTGGAAAAGGGCGAACAAACCGTGCTGCTTTTAAACCGAAGAGGACATTCCTCCTTTGTCATGTGCCGAGACTGCGGCTATGTCGTTCAATGTCCGCATTGCGACATTTCATTAACATATCACCATTTTTCAAATGAAATGAAATGCCATTATTGCGGCTATGAAACAATAGCGCCGTCTGTTTGCCCGGAATGCGGCAGCCCATATATTCGCTATTTTGGGACCGGAACACAAAAAGTAGAGGAAGAATTGGGAAAGCTGCTGCCTGAGGCCAGAGTCATTAGAATGGATGTGGATACGACACGAAAAAAAGGCGCTCACGAAACTCTTCTGCGCCAGTTTTCAGAAGGAAAAGCCGATATTTTACTAGGAACGCAAATGATTGCGAAAGGGCTGGATTTTCCGAATATTACACTTGTCGGGGTGTTAAGTGCGGATACGATGCTGCATCTTCCCGATTTCCGCTCGTCAGAAAAAACGTTTCAGCTATTAACCCAGGTGAGCGGACGAGCCGGCAGGCATGAATTGCAAGGAGAAGTGGTTGTTCAAACCTATACCCCTGAACATTACAGCATACAGCTTGCCGGTCAACAAAATTTTGAGCGTTTTTATCAGCGGGAGATGATCATGAGAAAATTGGGAAGTTATCCTCCGTTTTATTATTTGGCCCTTGTCAATGTCAGCCATGAGGATCCGCTCGTGGCAGCCTCCGTAACAGAAAAAATTACGAAATTCATCCGCAGCCGGCTCTCCAATAAAACGGTTGTTCTCGGACCGACTGTTTCTCCCATTCCTCGGATCAATGATAGATATCGCTATCAATGTTTGATAAAATACAAGCATGAACCAATGCTTTCCGATACGTTGAAATCGATATTGGAACAGTATAACGGACAAGGATCCTATTCTCATTTGCAAATAGCAGTGGATATCAATCCGTTTGTGATGATGTAA